The DNA sequence tgtgcaattcgaaactggagacaaagtcttattgaagatatctccttggaaaggcttaactcgatttggaaagaaaggaaagctgagtccaaggtacattggaccatttaaAGTATTGTGATAAGTCgggaaagtggcatatgaattggcgctgccgccgcaaatgcaacatctgtacaatgtgtttcatgtatctcttctgaagaaatataaTGCTGAGGCGAGCCATGTTATcaagttggaaccagtggaaatccaaccagatttgtcctatgtggaataaccagtgcgaattttggatcgaaaagaaaggacgcttagaaataaagttgtacctctagtcagagtgttgtggagaaatccactagtcgaggaatcgacttgggaattagaaagcgaaatgaaagaaaagtatccccatctgtttgcttagattagattctggggacagaatccttttaaggagggtagattgtgacgactgaggaATTTTGCTtcgtaattaagtaaataaagagtgtgttatgtgatgtgattataattatgtgattaagtgatgattatttgtcttatctgtatactagagtttaggagcgtaaaaacgttccaatttaaagagtcagcttaaaagataagctgtggtgtcgggccgtcaggtagaacggaacccgtcctaatatggagttaaagaatataaaatatgaattatgtgattgaataaatgaatgagtaaataaagtatttcgtcctaagtgacatgttgattggtaaagatattgagaagcgtaatcaaaacgctgagcgtcgggccgtcaggctgaacgtgacccggtacgtgtaaaagaggataaagaatAAAGAAGGATGAATtttatgatcagacctgagtcattatgtgactgtatatgtgtgattgcttgactgtatgcatgactgcgtgttctgtgtcaattttgtgaattttaaaggaattacgtgatttaagtaaaggtttaattaaccttcgtgcatttttataaaatcattcgagtaagataaaaacatgggatttgttctgttatcttcgtaaaggtcctagagactttttaaaaatgatgagtgaatttaattgttgatctttgcattttaaattgattttatgagaaaaatgtatttattaaagcaagtttgcgaaattcatataaaatcaaccgttcgctcaaaaattcattatgagtaatggataaaaagctaatttcgagacctacgtgttaaaattgtcattttcaataattctcagctttccgagagagatatattttatatttgaattttgttgcatttgagtaaaaagaaaaggaatgagtGAGTTAAAAGAGAATTAGTAAATTACCAGAttgcccttgtttctaagtggtatatataacccactttcttttcttttctttcttttatgcactcactttctcttctctcttttctctctttctctctcgaactctctctcactctcactctctctctctcggcaactctctctctctttgaTTTCTCTCGGTATATTGCCTCTCCCTCTCTAATTCCTTGAAACACTCCATGAATCTTCATCCTTATTCCATACAAGAGCTTTAATTCgtgtgcatgtgtgtgattaagcttgcatgtcgatgtgtgtgtgttgtgtgtgctcggtgtgtgtgttcacccgagaaccacaTGGTCCTTCTTGTTGTTGATTGATGTCATCTTGTTAAGCTTGATTCTTTGCAAACCAATGATAGaaaagatgtgcatgttagtttaTCTTGCGTAATTGACGAAATCGGGGgcttcgtggttggacaccctcgaatgagggcaccaccgagatgccaccgccaccggtgatgaactccggtgaatcggtggtgagctatgatgttaaaagctgagctctagaaccttaaaatcaagtatttgtgtttgcatgtggtgttttgattaaaaggccgaatggcccttactattttaggaaatcaagttgattgtattgaaatgcatgagttattgatttgatgttgaaataTAGGTTGATTTGTGATTTAAAGATTAAGGATATCAAGTtgcatgttttgttttttttgaaaaacccgaatggtgTTAATCTTTTAAAGTTGTGGGTTTGAGTTAACTTGTTTAAAATGATGATGgattattattagattaaaaaggaatgaaattgttgttgcatgctaagtttaggttcgaattttgtgttaataagaaaggaaattgatttttgtgagataatcttggtaaacactaagtttgtatggcctaaaagtgattgcatgctagttttaaagaggatcaagatgtgcatgtcattgatttgtctTTGAGGTGCAAATTTGAGTTTTGTCGAATGGGAATTGAGTTAAAAGGGACTAATTTGATGAATAAatggatgcatgttgtgatttaggattgtgttaagaaacttagttggcttacttgatgaaaatgaagtgtttgatataatgataagttgaaattgaattgcatgcgaGCATGTATGTATaatttggttcgaatttttatgattaaaggAAAGGAGGATGATTCTTTAATAAGTTTTGAATGAGTTGTGTGCgtatgtgaattaaagtgagtatttggttgattttgtgtgataaggccgaataggccatagggatTAAAAGTCGAAAACTTGGTTTTTTTGATCGAAAGGATGATTAAAGATGTATAAGTGAATATCTATGAATTTGTTTGCTTGATTATaatatgtggttcgaattaaggaacaaaagaaaaaggaactaagttgattgattttaaagaATATAAGTGAAAGTTGTGAACGTAAGTGTTTGGTTGTGAATAGGTTTTGTACTCGTAAtagagtcgtgttagtgtgatttgagaaatagctaaggtcAAGCGAGTGCGCTTTGATGGTTAAGTATATAAGGCtataaaaactacgagaaagggatatgctatgtgctttgtgatatgtgcttatatgtataagctatattcgtatgctcgagtcaaagatataatcgagttatcgtatagagtgatcgttccgggaacaagagttgagaatctgattaagatttttggttttattgtagattcggagcgtgagggcattcaggctaggaaaggaaaggatttactaggtggcagtagttcaactttcaggaaagcaaatccaggcaagtaactcttgattacttgtgtaaacggttataaagagaatgttgttcataccatgtagagtattgaactgttaaaatatgaaacccttgctttatgaaaccctgatattgatttgaagtacccttgttcttggtaacctgttattgataatcctattgatttcaccctttgataatctgtttttctgttcaagtacctattaagccatggattatattgagccttttgattatccttgttaaccctgtttaatgatactctgtttctcttgatcaccctattgatccctaaaccaatgttgatccttctaatttagtgccttgttatccttgatacagtaTTCTTGTGAAATATTCCTTGCGTActtttgaatcactccctgaactttgtttccttaaaatctgatttaagaatgggtttcgacttgaaagagtccgaatgatttcaaatgcttggtaatgataaaatggattttagaaaacctatttgtttttccaactcaaggttttccaaatgaattcctgatggattggattgggacgtaagaggctagtgggactagtccagtcatggtaagaggctagtgggactagtccaacttaaggctgaaattatgccgattggtaccttaaagaccggaatggaggtcgatacgggatgatcacccgtatataaagaaatggaaagataaagtgatccaatcaagggttctaagtgattatttaaaaaagggaactgaaacttttgttcagtaaattgatttttgaaattgaaaatggtttatattgctttgaaaagagttgatatgtcattgtggagcttaaagctcgagaaccctgattcttgaaattgttaatcatatgattgattctatatcttgaaatattgttgctttcctctatcgaaagatctattttggatcctataatgatttgtgatgaatgtcggctttcgtcctgtttcgagccttgttccttgaaaactcatactattcttcagatacctttccttatcccaaaaagatagaaatctgccacctagattaattaaagtagaatgccctagtttgttcaagcatattgtgattttgatattatagaactgctatatagttagttgctgagttttatactcatttgttttgtcttaatctaaccatggcagttaagcaagaagatggccaggcttaggcgcactgctcgtaagagcgtacctggtggtccctaccgtgttgagggcttccggttgccagagcaggtagtggtgttaatgagtgagctcgcgcctagaaagaggtgtttaaagatacaataggttatctgtcggttcccagccggaatcgatattgtttatttaatagtattttgggtttgtaagttatattttgtgtttggtagttgtaatcttgtctcatactttatcatgttgatcctgttagtagtaaatcggggtttatgcgtatttaattattagaaaagaggtgtgtgagtcctcatttcctaaccccgagattgagggcgtcacaataacgggacttggtgtggttccatcgatcacagatccagttgatctttactgtgataataatggagccatcgcgTAGGCTAAAGAACCAAAGCCCCATTCCCGGGCAAAtcatatacttaggagatatcacctccttcgagagattaatgaaagaggagatatacatatatgtaaagtgcatactgatgataatgttgcagacccactgactaaggttTTGTCGCAacaaaagcacgaaggtcatactagttccatgggtattagatacatgggtgattggctctagtgcaagtgggagattgttagtgtttgtgccctagagacaacactattatgtttaaattatgaaacatttggattattaattatgattatatggattattctttagtaatatattatatctttattttctgcgataagatgttatattaataaatatccttggaatatgatatgtaaatctatatctctaactACGTGACTTGGAAATGAGATTGTGAGAATAATATTGatatttctaaaggtccctagtcaagtattattattaagggacgataataaatacattgagactagtgtgtttgttggttgatgatcacatctcattgatcataggtatggtgatactaaagtcaaaacacaggcacatgtattaaatacatgatgctggattgacccgttgtgagatactacatgtttatagtgtcataagttaatctcacagtgataatgatgtattggtcctttgacctgaaatcattatatttctatacgagaattaatatactttgatactattgaaagttatccttgaccgagtaataataaaagtagacattgggtacataatgaatcatatgagaaatatgaatgatctagatggtaTTTAGCCCTcatttattaaaggagtgatattattagcctcttgattgagtaagactataaaatgcatggtcgtgatcaaatactgatttgtttaataatttatgaatgatctagatggtatttagccctcctttattaaagggatgatattattagcctcttgattgagtaagactataaaatgcatggtcgtgctcaaatactgatttgtttaataatttactcattgatcaaggaaagaagaaTTGAACGTTAATAGAGGATtacacaatgcatgcctcgagtttgatctataatataaggctaaagggattatattacattgtacattattcacgaaaggtttaattgatcaccgatttaattattattatttgggtaacaatgatgtattatcagatgtcgctcattgtttatgattttaaattagatttaaaattattgccaacgtaataataacctaaagggtcgcacaatgaatgattggaggattatttaatttaaattaaatgtaagtaattcgaattatttattattaattaagtgtgacttaattaattaaataaataggaaattcgaatttaatattaaatcagaaattaagttattgaatgattaagtgagacttaataatgcaataattagaatttgaatttaataataataataactctaaaattcagtttagggttggaggcccattagccTTTGCAtatataatatttctttctaatagaattagggttacacgttttatttgattaaacataaatcctagcagcttgaagagagatagagagaataAGAAGGcagcctcaagaacgtgctagtacacacccatccttcgggcgatcattcgtgtggataccttcaaggcgtagatcgttccagcgacgggctacgtggtgatcattcaagacctccatctttccattaacgtaaagcttcttaaggtaaacattctgaactacaaattaaatattatttttcgcatggatcctgcggagggtttcgatttttaagatttaaatttacgtttttcgttgcgtttatgtgctaaaaacccttcatccTCTTCCTATCTTGTCTGATTCTTATGCTTTTTCACTTCCCAGCTTAGTTGCGGGAGCAACCTTCTCGCTAATTCTTCCTTGTCATCTCACTTATATTGCAGAGCGGCCACCCCGTGCGGCCATATAGCACGGGGGCTCCCCTAGGACGGTCCAGGGACATTTCCCCGAAGCCCGGATCATTCTTCGTTTTTTTATCCTTTCACTCTTTATTCCTTGGCTTCAAATCATCCTTTATAAACTCCTCATCAGTACTTGTTCTTCGTCATCGTCTTCTACTAACCATCTTGATATCGTCGTCGTAGCGGTCGTCGCACACTTCTTTCACTATGATTGTTGTATTCTCACGTTATGATGGTCGTCATAAACCTTCATATATAAAACTTCACCAATCGTCGTTATAACTTCTCATCGTCAATAGTCGTCGTAAGCGACTCCCATGTTGGATTAGCTCTATAGGGGGTGCCCTAGGCACCGGAGACGCGTTCTCTGGAGCTCGTCTGTCTTAGACCTCGATGGTGACCCGACCCATTTTCTTAAAGATCTGATAAAATATTGATGACGATTTTATGGTATAACAGTCTTGAAAATATAAACATGAAACACTTTAATGTAATAAAagataatttattatttttttggtaACACAAGTCTAATTTATAATAATCATTTTTAATTGTTTGTGTTCTCTTTTTCTATCGATGAACAAACATATCCAAACGATATTCATAAAATTTGGCTGTAATTTGGCAACTCAGTGTTGTCACTTAACTGGTTTACCTTTTGGTATGATGGAGACGTAGCCAACATCAACTTGGTTACTTTGCAAACTCGAAACATACACTCATGATACCCTTAATTATTAGAATAGTAACAGTTCTCTGGGAGATTTGATTTGTCAGAAATAAGGAGGTTTGGGAAGAAGAAACGGTGAGTCTAGTCTTAGCAATCGAAAGGAGCAGAAAATAGTTATAGGAGGCGGTGAAAACGGCTCGTGTCTCGGGGAACGTGGCAGTATTTGAGGCTGAAGCAGTAGGAATGATGTAGGCATCATCTTGGATGCATGAATGTTCTGGACATCCGATTACAGTTGAGTCAGATTCGTTGATGGTGGTGAATGCGCTATAGAAGAATAAAGAAAATCAGCTTGAGGTAGGTAATATGTTAAAGGCCTGCAGATTAGCTTTGCGGGAAATGAGTGATATTAAAATACCTCATGTTAGAAGGTTAGGAATCAAGACGGCATATTTGATAGTTACATTACCATGTAAACTTAATAACTACAATGTTTATAAGTTCACTCCACATATTGTACGGGAGACAATTATGTATGATTCGGGAATGATTTAACGATATATGtcaattataaaaaaaaaattatgaaataaaatacactgaatatataaattaattttatgaCATAAAATAAATGACTTAAGAAAATGAACACAAATATTATAAGTATATGCGTAATAAGATATAATACTAATAATAAtgatattaataataataataataataataataataataataataataataataataataataataatgcccACAAGTATTAACTCAGTTGGTTAAATAGGGAATAATTATCCTCTTATTATTCACAAGTTCGAATTTCACGTGAGGAGAATTTATTATTATGTCTCATGAATCAGAATTTGTCGTTTAAGTGCGATTTATCTTGATTTACATGATTTGCAGGGTATTGCGTGAGCCCACGGGGTTTAACTCGAAGATTAGCGATTGCGGGTTTCCTCcgataaaaaaaatatataataattctaaataaaataataatcacataaaactAATTTGTATGTTAACTGAATTATTTCTAAATTAACTTTTTCAATTGAATATATAAATCTTAAATacatatataatttaaaataaagttattacctaaaattataattattaaaagaTGAAAAAGTGTACATATTGTCAAAAGAAAAATCAGtgttcattttattttattaactttaatGAAGTTATCAAATAGTCTAAaatatttatcaaaaaataaaaattctAGTTACATACTTTACTTattaatttattttcaaaatgTTCGcgacttatttaaatatttataatattataatatttttaaactttgttcaagataataatttataattacttgAAAATTACAATATTTCAACCTTTGTTTCAATTGCACCCGAACTCTACTGGTATCCCTTGTCCTTAATAATTAGGATTTAGAATTACAACCCATGCACGCACAATTAGAATCTGTTTAGAAAACGAActttgaattattcttatttatttatataaacgTACGTATTGTCCTAAACGTACCCCTAATCTCTCACAGAAGCTCCCCTCGAGTCTCCAGGCTTATTGCAATGGCTCTCTCTTTGCCATATATGTTCGACACTTCCACTCAACTCTCCAAACAAAGGTAACATCCTCCTCTTATTTTTTATTATGTGGATAAATAATTGTACCTTTTCGTTATTAGCTGATTTAATTATGTTCCTTTTTTCAGAActgagaaagaaaaagagaaattgatGCTAGTTGCACTAGAGAAGatagattattattattatggaGATTTTATCAAGGCTATCACTAAAAGATCTTTTACGGTTTAAGTGTGTGTGCAAATTATGGTGTCAACTTATTTCGAGCCCGATTTTCGTATCCAAACATCTGAGTAATTACTATAACAACAATGATGATTGGCGTGGTCGTCTCGTTGTTCACTTTTTTATTACACCGAATGAACTTTGGTTGTGTAAGTTGTTTGTGGATGAAACTCTTCGAGTTTTAGATGCTCGGTTATATGATCCGCCGATGCAGGGCTCTTATGTTTACGGTCCTTGTGATGGATTGTATTATGTGGTGTTGGGTTTGATCATGTTAGCAGGGATTATAAGGTTGTTGTTATGAAAGGTTATCTGCACGATGATGATTGGGAACTTAAGCATCCCGTGTCTGTCCTTGTGTACTCGTTAAAGACTGATTCCTGGAGGTATTGCGGAGATCTGGCTAAAGCTTATAACTTGGAAAGTAATAGGTGTTACATATATGTGAATGGGTGTTGTTACTGGTTGGGATCATTCCAAGATAGTTCTCAAGTGATTATTTCTTTTGATATGGCTAATGATTCATTTAAAGAGATTGATGTTCCGGACTATGCAAAGCCAAGTTCCAAGTGTCTTGCAGTATACGATGATTCTCTTGTGTTTCTCTCTTTCCATGAGACCACAAAGATTCTTGATATTTGGACACTGAG is a window from the Apium graveolens cultivar Ventura chromosome 1, ASM990537v1, whole genome shotgun sequence genome containing:
- the LOC141708693 gene encoding F-box/kelch-repeat protein At3g23880-like, which codes for MALSLPYMFDTSTQLSKQRDYKVVVMKGYLHDDDWELKHPVSVLVYSLKTDSWRYCGDLAKAYNLESNRCYIYVNGCCYWLGSFQDSSQVIISFDMANDSFKEIDVPDYAKPSSKCLAVYDDSLVFLSFHETTKILDIWTLSEEERCWTKKFTAGPVRRVRRPVGHWKGNRLLVLQGKGGKLLLYDPEAQERKYLKVNNSNGCGGVYAYMETLVSIKDKNEAGKHPEQIESENNRT